The Panicum virgatum strain AP13 chromosome 6K, P.virgatum_v5, whole genome shotgun sequence nucleotide sequence TAGGGCCTACTTTCAACCTGTGCTGAAAAATGACTGGCAGCTTTGACCTCAatcactgcgttcggctggtCTTGTATCCTCCTGCGCTACAGTagttttctctcacaccactccagccaccagctccagctccagccagcccaacagtatttttctctcacactattccagctccagcctccagctccagcctgccgaatgCTGTGAATGAAGAGTTGTATAGAGTATAGACTAGATCCACCACATTGTCCTTTTGTATGCTTCCACAAAGATTTCGAACCATGTTCTGGTTCTACACTTCCACTGCTACGGACTCTAGCAAGTTGACCTATGAACCTAGTGGCATTCACTCACAGTGGGGgcccgtctctctctctctcggtcaTTACCAGGGCCCACTGGCAGTGGTATCAGTAGTAATTTGGCCCAGCTGCCCAGCATTATAAACCGTGAGGAGGGATTTAATTGGGCTTTGAGCCGCTTGCTGATAGACGTTCTTGCAAAGTCAAAATTAGGTTACCAAAGATCCAACTAACCATGCCTTCTCCTAACTCGGTGTTGGTGCTACGTGCTTCTAATCTCTCTTCTCTTTTGTCCGTAGTTAAAAAGTCCACACACCATCTCAGTTAGGAGTCCCACTTGCACTAGTTTATGGCTCCCAAGGCAGTGGTTTTGTTTCGAAAGGATGAACAAATCTACACTCGACACGAGTGATTTTTTTAAACGAAGagcgatttttttttgaagatgcAACTTCTATCTAACCATCCATGCGACCATGCCAATATGTTCCCAGACATTACTAGTTGTACGCATAGTACAGGCGCACTAATTACCCAAACCTACCCTCTTGCTCAGCCATGCGTCTCCATTAAACTCAACAGGTTTTGAAATGAactccctcctcccctccatGATGATCTGGGATGTAAACTTGATGGTCCCGTTTTAGATGGTCACGTACTGTCTCTGAGATTTACTCCAATGAGTTTCCTTAAGGCCAATCTCAGTGAAAATGTCATAAGAGTGTAAtgacattaaatttgctaacatgtatcaatagtatgaggagagaagagagaagtgtcatgaaatgtgagaggagtgtcatagTGATGACATTTCAGTGGCACAATTCTTAAGATTTCAGTGTAGGTAACTGTGTCGATAACACTCCTATTAAGACTGGCCTAAAAAAGATTTACTCCAATAAAAGTAAAAGATATGACTAGTTCCAATGAGTAATGAGTTCCAACCTTGAATTTTGTTTTTTCCTCGGCACACATCAATCCAGAGTTGAGGTTAGGATTCGGGGTTGGAGTTAGTGTTCGAGTGTGTTTTCATAGGAGTCGAGCAATTTTACAGGGTAACTCAGCGGCAACAAATCAAGTTGATAGTGGCCGGCATTTTTGGGATAGTAGTGGAAATATGGGCTATTGGTGGggttagaaaaaaaatcatagggTAATGACAACGATATGTTAACGAGAGAGGAGATGGTTAACAATTATATAGGTCTAGAGAAAAAGACGCTGGGCATGGGGAAGGAGGGAGATGGCTAATGTGACAGCAAGAGGAGATATATTATTTTAGGCTGGATAAGAGAGAAAGGTGGAGTATTTGTGTTTTAAAGCTCATGATGAGTAATGGATAGGAATAAGGAGTTGAGTCTGGAGAGTTGTACATGCAAGCAAACATCGATTATCTTCCTTGATTAAAAGAACTTGAATGCTACACACATGAATCATACCTACTCCCTTCATACTAAAAAAGAATGTTCTTTtggacagcgacacggtctccaaagcttaactttgattttttatttttataaaaatatttatcgcaaagttatatatttatatttttatgaaagtatttttcaagacaaatttatttttatgattttgtaTTTTGAAACTTAACAATTTGAAAGTTAGtcgcaaaaaaaataatttgaaagttattcatgatttatattttcaATGTTTGACCCAAATCTTATTCAAAACGACATTTTTTTCGAGTATGGAGGGAGAATTCTATAATTTCAATTCAATTTCTTTTAATCCGCCCTGGAATATGTATTGATATTGCATTTATTTGGTATTGTAAGTAGATGTTAATGTAATAGTACATTTTTTATAAACTTGATCAAATTAGAAAACCTTGATTATTAGGCTGAAATCATAACATCTTAGATACtggagtattttttttaaaacacaaaaattttgtctgggatcttttaattttctttcagttagtggtgacaaaaaaaataattttcgtTTTCTACTCCTCACCATCACCATCCTTCCCCCCTCCAATTTTTTCTCCCCTCATTAAGGATCCATCTCTTTCCTAACAttgacctctctctctctctctccaaaccCGCGCCTGTTCAAACTCTGCCTTTGTTCCTCTGTTCTTCCCTTCTTTACAACACAAGGATCGAACACAAGATTCCCAGTGATGATCCCCTCTTCCTCCTTGGCTTCTGTCTCCATCGCAAGAAGAGGCGACAGACAAGAAGACGACACGCGATTCAGGCGGCACTCCCACCATTGCTGCTGACCTCCTCCAAATTGTCTTCTTTTCCCCCCGCTACCTGGCTCTCCAGATCGAGTCACGGGTcaggcgccccccccccccccccccccccccgacccgGCGCCATGAGCCACTACACCATGCATGCAACCATCAACTacgccgcgctgccgcccacGTCGCCGCTGGAGCTCCCCCTCCCGTAcctcccgccgcctccgccgccgccgttatCGCTCCCGCCGTTGctttcgccgccgccaccaccggcggcggcggcggcgtccactGATGCGGGGTTCCAGAGCAGGATCAGCCCCAGCGTCCTCCTCATCATCCTGATCTTGGCCGTCATCTTCTTCGTCTCCGGCCTGCTGCACCTCCTCGTCCGGTTCCTTCTCCGCCCGGCGCCGCGGGACGCCGGCGACGCGTACGGGGGCGACGCGAACGCCACCGCGTTCCAGGGGCAGCTCCAGCAGCTGTTCCACCTCCACGATGCCGGCGTCGACCAGTCCTTCATCGACGCGCTGCCGGTGTTCCTCTACGGCGCCGTGGTCGGCGCTGGCGGGAAGGACCCCTTCGACTGCGCCGTCTGCCTCTGCGAGTTCGAGGCCGAcgaccgcctccgcctcctccccaaGTGCAGCCACGCGTTCCACGTCGACTGCATCGACACGTGGCTGCTCTCGCACTCCACCTGCCcgctctgccgccgcagcctcctcgccgactttgccccctgcggcggcggctgcagcccgCTGGTGTTCGTCCTCGAGTCCGGCTCCGAGGGCTCCGTCTCCGATCGCCTCGACGCGGCGTCCTCCGCGCGCCTCAGCTTCGTcatggagcaggaggaggcagggCAGCAGGACCGgaagcacgccgccgccgccgcggaggccgcggAGAAGAAGGACGAGGTGGTCGTCCCCGTCAAGCTCGGCAAGTTCAGAAGCCAGGCCACCGAAGGAGCCGGCGGCAGCGCCTACCATGGCAGCCAGGACGTGAGGCGCTGCTTCTCCATGGGGACCTACGAGTACGTCATGGACGACAGCTCCCTGCTCCGCGTCGCCGTGAAGCCGCCGGAGAAGAAGCGCCCCGCGACGCGCATGCCGGGGCACCGCGTCGCCATGTCCGAGTGCGACTGCCACTCCAAGCGCGAGGGCTTCCGCGGCTTCGACGCGCCgctcaagcagcagcagcagcaggtgtcCAAGGCCGCGGTGGACAAGCGGGAGAGCTTCTCGATCTCCAAGATATGGATGCGCGGCGGGtcgaggcggaaggacgcgtcctccggcggcgccgcgaTCGCCGCCGGGTCGTGCAGCTCGACCTCGCACCGCGCGTCGTCGTTCCGGCTCTCCTCGGCGCTCCAGCGCGCGGCGAGCGacgtcggggcggcggcggcggcggcggcgccgaagcGCCGGGCGGACGTGGTGAGCCCCGTGACGGAGTCGGAGTACAACGTGTCGGCGTGGGACAAGAGCACGAGCGGCAGCGTCGTGGACTGGGACCTCGAGtccgccgtcggcggcggcggccgcgtcctgAGCTCCAGGGCCGACGAGGCTCCGTCGTTCGCGCGACGGACGCTGCTCTGGATCAGAGGTCACCTGTGAAGCGAAGCGAATCAGAGATCTCTTGGCTTCTTCCATCACCAgctggttcttcttcctcctcctgctcccctGTGGAACCGTGTACGCATGCATGCCTGCATCTCCTTCTGCAAGCTAACATGGCATCTCAGGAAATTTGCCTTGCTCCGCTAccggaagaacaagaaccggtgGATGAGTTCGACGAGTCCAGAAGGATTACAGCTTGGGATTTCAGATTTTCCCACCCACCCGGCATTTCACAATTGTGTGTAGTAGATTAGCTGTACTTGCATTCGTTTTTACTGTACATTCAACATTTCTTCAGAGTAGGCAGGGCGATTTCTGAAGGCACTGAAGATCTGAAACGGCTGGAGTCTAGTACTGCATAATTAGCTGGGAAGACAGGATCATAGGTTTGAAAGAAACATGACCTAAACAAGAAAAGCAGCAGACACAACAATCTAACAAACATTTGATTCAAACAAAATCGTTTTAAACAAGACAAGTCAACACAAAACGTGAACTCGAATAGAAGAGTATTACAGCAATTCAAGCAATTTCCCAGTCACGATGACTTCATTCACGGAACACTTCTCCCATTCACGGAACTGGATAGCATTTACTTCTCTGGATCTGGGTGTACAACGACGCAGCAGGTCTGAAAACCACAAGTCCAGCCGCTCGCCTCCCGTCTCATTTACTCCCTGCCTTGTTCAATTGAGCGACACGCTGCCGCCATCATTGCAGCCTTGAATGCGGGAGCCTGTTAGTAGGTGCTCCACTTTTATTTCGCGCCTCCATAGCGTCTTGACGACTTGACCTGCGAGGAGTAGTAAACTCGGACGCGCTGTTTGGATTGCTGTTCGTCAGGCCGTTTCAAAATATGCATAATTTTTTAGTTATTCATAAGAATACTACTAGTATGgtatagtttttttaaaaaaaaaagtggtACTGAAAAGAGGTGATGAAAAGTTGCTGCCGGAGCAAGTCGCCTCGTACTGTCCCTACTTTAGTTAGGCTACTGGAATCCTTGATCATGTGCCGGTTGAGATGATTAGACTGAGGctgtgtgtttagttccgcgaaaaattttcaaaattttccacTGACgtacatcacatcgaatcttacgatacatgtatgtagtattaaatatagttaaaaaatataattaattacACTGTTTGGTTgaaaatgacgagacgaatcttttgagactaattactctATGGTTGGACAATAGTTACCAAATAAAATTAAAACGTGCTACACtaacttttcgcgaactaaacacaccccgaGGGTCAATGCGTGCCTCACAAGAAAAATATCTGGATACCATGGAAAGGATAAAACTAACTTTCGAACCGTTTATTTG carries:
- the LOC120712506 gene encoding RING-H2 finger protein ATL13-like isoform X3, which translates into the protein MSHYTMHATINYAALPPTSPLELPLPYLPPPPPPPLSLPPLLSPPPPPAAAAASTDAGFQSRISPSVLLIILILAVIFFVSGLLHLLVRFLLRPAPRDAGDAYGGDANATAFQGQLQQLFHLHDAGVDQSFIDALPVFLYGAVVGAGGKDPFDCAVCLCEFEADDRLRLLPKCSHAFHVDCIDTWLLSHSTCPLCRRSLLADFAPCGGGCSPLVFVLESGSEGSVSDRLDAASSARLSFVMEQEEAGQQDRKHAAAAAEAAEKKDEVVVPVKLGKFRSQATEGAGGSAYHGSQDVRRCFSISKIWMRGGSRRKDASSGGAAIAAGSCSSTSHRASSFRLSSALQRAASDVGAAAAAAAPKRRADVVSPVTESEYNVSAWDKSTSGSVVDWDLESAVGGGGRVLSSRADEAPSFARRTLLWIRGHL
- the LOC120712506 gene encoding RING-H2 finger protein ATL13-like isoform X2; this translates as MSHYTMHATINYAALPPTSPLELPLPYLPPPPPPPPPAAAAASTDAGFQSRISPSVLLIILILAVIFFVSGLLHLLVRFLLRPAPRDAGDAYGGDANATAFQGQLQQLFHLHDAGVDQSFIDALPVFLYGAVVGAGGKDPFDCAVCLCEFEADDRLRLLPKCSHAFHVDCIDTWLLSHSTCPLCRRSLLADFAPCGGGCSPLVFVLESGSEGSVSDRLDAASSARLSFVMEQEEAGQQDRKHAAAAAEAAEKKDEVVVPVKLGKFRSQATEGAGGSAYHGSQDVRRCFSMGTYEYVMDDSSLLRVAVKPPEKKRPATRMPGHRVAMSECDCHSKREGFRGFDAPLKQQQQQVSKAAVDKRESFSISKIWMRGGSRRKDASSGGAAIAAGSCSSTSHRASSFRLSSALQRAASDVGAAAAAAAPKRRADVVSPVTESEYNVSAWDKSTSGSVVDWDLESAVGGGGRVLSSRADEAPSFARRTLLWIRGHL
- the LOC120712506 gene encoding RING-H2 finger protein ATL13-like isoform X1, which codes for MSHYTMHATINYAALPPTSPLELPLPYLPPPPPPPLSLPPLLSPPPPPAAAAASTDAGFQSRISPSVLLIILILAVIFFVSGLLHLLVRFLLRPAPRDAGDAYGGDANATAFQGQLQQLFHLHDAGVDQSFIDALPVFLYGAVVGAGGKDPFDCAVCLCEFEADDRLRLLPKCSHAFHVDCIDTWLLSHSTCPLCRRSLLADFAPCGGGCSPLVFVLESGSEGSVSDRLDAASSARLSFVMEQEEAGQQDRKHAAAAAEAAEKKDEVVVPVKLGKFRSQATEGAGGSAYHGSQDVRRCFSMGTYEYVMDDSSLLRVAVKPPEKKRPATRMPGHRVAMSECDCHSKREGFRGFDAPLKQQQQQVSKAAVDKRESFSISKIWMRGGSRRKDASSGGAAIAAGSCSSTSHRASSFRLSSALQRAASDVGAAAAAAAPKRRADVVSPVTESEYNVSAWDKSTSGSVVDWDLESAVGGGGRVLSSRADEAPSFARRTLLWIRGHL